In one Accipiter gentilis chromosome 4, bAccGen1.1, whole genome shotgun sequence genomic region, the following are encoded:
- the GBX1 gene encoding homeobox protein GBX-1, whose amino-acid sequence MDESRGRHPRPPPLPSPPLRGPARPPRGGAGGRAAPSAPPLRRAEPASGRAGGSSRRAPEPTGGGGRGPGPGPGPRRGPAAAAARRVGGGPSSPESWCRLSRRRPLAMQRPSGQGTAFSIDSLIGTPPPRSGHLLYTGYPMFMPYRPLVLPQALSHAPLQSGLPPLAPLASFAGRLTNTFCASLGQAVPSMVALTTALPSFSEPPDGFYPPQELPPPRATPDAGCRRGAEGLEAEELPPGRDKGPPEPPLHFPDPFPGLADGKAYSSDEEKLEVKSAATPCSEREEESSAGDSEEEPFLDGAAAAALGTKGKGKGGPAAEQAPPGSGAGKSRRRRTAFTSEQLLELEKEFHCKKYLSLTERSQIAHALKLSEVQVKIWFQNRRAKWKRIKAGNVSNRSGEPVRNPKIVVPIPVHVNRFAVRSQHQQIEQGARP is encoded by the exons ATGGATGAGAGCAGAGGGCGAcacccccgcccgcctcccctcccctcccctcccctccgcggcccggcccggcccccccgcggcggggcgggcgggcgggcggctccgAGCGCGCCTCCACTCCGCCGCGCCGAGCcagcgagcgggcgggcgggcggcagctCTCGCCGGGCGCCGGAGCCCACGGGAGGCGGCGGGcgtgggccggggccggggccggggccgcggcggggcccggcggcggcggcggcgcggcgagTTGGCGGCGGCCCGAGCTCGCCGGAAAGTTGGTGCCGGCTGAGCCGGCGGCGCCCGCTCGCCATGCAGAGACCCAGCGGCCAGGGGACCGCCTTCTCCATCGACTCGCTCATCGGgacgccgccgccgcgctccgggCACCTGCTCTACACCGGGTACCCCATGTTCATGCCGTACCGGCCGCTGGTGCTGCCGCAGGCGCTGTCCCACGCGCCCCTGCAGTCGGGGCTGCCGCCGCTGGCGCCGCTGGCCTCCTTCGCCGGCCGCCTCACCAACACCTTCTGCgccagcctgggccaggccgTGCCCTCCATGGTGGCGCTCACCACGGCCCTGCCCAGCTTCTCCGAGCCCCCCGACGGCTTCTACCCGCCGCAGGAGCTGCCCCCGCCGCGCGCCACCCCCGACGCCGGCTGCCGGCGGGGCGCCGAGGGCCTGGAGGCGGAGGAGCTGCCCCCGGGGCGCGACAAGGGGCCGCCCGAACCGCCGCTGCACTTCCCGGACCCCTTCCCCGGCCTGGCAG ACGGGAAGGCGTACAGCTCGGACGAGGAGAAGCTGGAGGTGAAGTCGGCGGCGACGCCGTGCAGCGAGCGGGAGGAGGAGAGCTCGGCGGGCGACAGCGAGGAGGAACCCTTCCTGgacggggcggccgccgccgcgctgggCACCAAGGGCAAGGGCAAGGGCGGCCCCGCGGCCGAGCAGGCCCCGCCGGGCTCCGGGGCCGGCAAGAGCCGCCGGCGGCGCACGGCCTTCACCAGcgagcagctgctggagctggagaaggagttCCACTGCAAGAAGTACCTGAGCCTGACGGAGCGCTCGCAGATCGCGCACGCCCTGAAGCTGAGCGAGGTGCAGGTGAagatctggttccagaaccgCCGCGCCAAGTGGAAACGCATCAAGGCGGGCAACGTGAGCAACCGCTCGGGTGAGCCCGTCCGTAACCCCAAGATCGTGGTGCCCATCCCGGTGCACGTCAACCGCTTCGCCGTGCGCAGCCAGCACCAGCAGATCGAGCAGGGCGCCCGGCCCTGA